The following DNA comes from Anaerolineae bacterium.
CAGGCCCTGGTTGGTGCAAATGTTGGAGGTGGCCTTCTCCCGGCGGATGTGCTGCTCGCGGGCGGTGAGGGTGAGCACATAGGCCCGCTGGCCGCGATGGTCCACCGTCTGTCCGACCAACCGACCGGCCATCTTGCGCACGTACTTCTTGCGCGTGGTGAAGATGCCCAGGTAAGGGCCGCCGAAACTGAGCGGGATCCCCAGGGGCTGGCCCTCGCCGGTGACGATGTCGGCCCCCATCTCGCCCGGCGGCTTGAGCAGCCCCAGGGCCAACGGGTTGACCGAGACGGCCAGTAACGCGCCCCGGTCGTGCACGGCTTCGGCCAGGGTGGTCAGGTCATAAATCCGGCCAAAGAAGTCCGGGTATTGCACCATGACCAGGGAGGTGTTTTCGTCCACCAGGGGGAGCAAAGCGTCGGGGGCCTGGGCCGGGTCCAGGTCCTCGCCCACCACCTCTAACGGCGTCCCGGCCATGTAGGTATGGATGGTCCGACGATACTGGGGATGCAAAGCCGGGGAAAGCACCACGCGGGTGCGTTTGCCGCGAAAGAGATGATAGGCCATGTTCACCGCCTCGGCCGCCGCGGTCGCGCCGTCGTAATGCGAGGCGTTGGACACCTCCATGCCGGTCAGCGCGCACATCAGGCTCTGGTACTCGAAAATGGCCTGCAGCGTGCCCTGGGAGATCTCCGGCTGGTAGGGCGTGTAGGCGGTGTAAAACTCGCCGCGGCGGAGCACGGTGTCCACCACGGCGGGGATGAAGTGGTTGTAGGCTCCCGCGCCCAGAAAGGAGATCAGGTCCCGAGTGGTCTCGTTGGCCGCGGCCAGGCCCTGCATCTCCTGGGCTGCCTCCAACTCCGTGAGCGGCCTGGGCAAATCTAAGTCGGGAAAGCGGAACTTTTCGGGCACATCGGAGAACAGGTCGGCCACCGAATCGACCCCGATGGCCCGAAGCATGGCCTTGCGCTCGTCCGGGGTATGGGGCACAAACATCACACCCTCCTCACAGAAAACATCCACGCGCGGCCCCCCATCGCCGCGCGTGGCCTTCCGCTCAACACCTACTCGCGCTCCTCACAGTAGGCCTGGTAAGCCGCCGCGTCCATTAGACCGTCCAACTCGGATGGGTCGGCGATCTCCAACTTGATCAGCCAGGCTTCGCCGTAGGGGTCTTCGTTGATTTTTTCCGGCGCGTCGGCCAGGGCCTCGTTCACCGCCACCACCTTACCGCTGACCGGGGCGTACACATCGGCGGCCGCTTTGACCGATTCGATGGTGGCAATCACATCGCCCTGCTTGACCTCGTCGCCTTCAGAAACCACGAACTCCACATAGACCACATCGGACAGTTGGTCCTGGGCGTAATCCGTCACGCCTACCGTGCCGTCAGCGCGAATCCATTCGTCGTTTTTGGTGTATTTCAGTTCCTGGGGGATTTCCATAACAACCTCCTCGAGCCACAAGATGAACCACGAACAGGCAAAAAAGCACCCTCAACGGCCCTTTTCAGGGGGAGGGTGCCCTCTGTCCACCGGCCTGAGAGATGCACACCCGCATGGGTGTTTGCCCCTTCGGCGGCGCGGCTGCCCGCGCGCTCTCCAGAGGGTGTCCGACGCCGGAGTCCTTTTACCTGAGAGATTCACCGAGACCGCGCGCCCCGGTTTGCCCCTTCGGTGCCCGCCTGAGCGGGTCTCTCCCCCGGCGCCGTTGGATTGTCTGCCTGGCCCCTGTGGGCCCTTTCATTCTACCGGAGAAGCGGGGGAAAAGTCAACCATCCGGCCAAATTCCTCCTTGACAAAATAGAACATTTGTTCTAAAATAAACCCGCTTCAAGATGCCTTTCTTGCTCCGCCTTTTCACCTCTCATTCGCCTTTCCACACCCAGGAGGTAAGCCATGTCCAGCCGTTTCTTTCGCCACATGTCCGTGTCGGCTCAACGGGGGCTGCTCTTTGGCGGGCTCATCCTCACCGCCTTGCTGTTCTTTGAGGTCTTCAACTATTCAACCACCGACTTCGCGCTCCAGGATTTGCTGGGCGACATGCGCTTTTTGGGCATCCGTTGGTCCACCATCCTCGCCATCGCCTTTTGCGGCATCGACTTCGCCGGGATCGCCCGCATCTTCACGCCGGAGCAAGGTCGCGAGGAGCCGATCGAAGTCTGGTATCTCTTCGGCGCCTGGCTGCTGGCGGCCACGATGAACGCCATGCTCACCTGGTGGGGCGTCAGCGTGGCCCTGGTGAACCACATGCCGGAAGGGAGCCAGGTGCTCAGTTACCACACCATCACCCGCGTGGTGCCCATCTTCGTCGCCGTGCTGGTGTGGCTGATCCGCGTGATGATCATCGGCACCATCTCGGTGGCGGGCGAACGCCTCTTCACCGTGGGCGAAGCCAGCCTGGCCCCTCGCCGGGTCCGCAGCACGCCCACACGCACGCCGCGCACCGCACAGCGGGCCATGCACGCTTCCAGCGCCGCCCGGCGCGTGAGCACGCCCGCCACCTCCGCCGCAGAGCCGCAGTACGAACCGCTCTACGCCGAAGGACGCGCCAGCAGCCCCGCCGCCCGTTTCTGAAACCCCAGGCCAAACCTCTCTCCGCCCCATCCTCAAAACGCACCGAACCCCGTCAGCCATCCTTCAACAGGCGTTCGGTGCGTTTTGGCGTTCCGTCCGCAACGCACGTTTTCAGCCATCGCCATCGCTCTTCTGAACCCACACCTTGGCGGTTGGGGAGATCGACGGCAGACCGCACACTCCTTTCAGCGGACAGGTGGAGCAGGGGGTGTTGAGGCCGCAGGTCGGAGCCACTGGGCTCACCCTCCCCTGGCGTTCCAGGGTGTCCAACATGGCGCGAACCAAAGCGGGGCTGGTGTGGAGCCGCCGGGCCAGCTCATCCACCTGCAAGACCTTTTCTTCTTCCACTAGACGCACCAATTTGCGCAACATGACTTCGCTCACCATCCCAACCCATGAGCGGCCAGATAGACCAGCCAGCCCACGAAAAAGGAGAGGAAGAGCAGCAACCCCACGCTCAGCAAGCTCCAACGGGTGCCGGCTTCCTCCCGAATGGTACTCAGCGTGGCAGCGCAAGGGATGAAGAGCATTTGCACCACCAAAAAAGATAACGCCCCTGCGGGCGAAAGAGTCTGCGCCACGCGCTGCGCCAGGCTAGTCCCTCCTACGCCATACAACACACCCAAAGAGGCGATGGTGTTCTCCTTGGCCAGAAAACTGCTCAACAGAGCAGTCATGAGCCGCCAGTCTGGCCACCCCAGGCCGTGCCCCAGCCAGGCCAAGCCACGGCCAATCGCCGCCAGCCAACTGGTTTCAGGGTCACCGTGGGGGAAGTAGGACAACGCCCAGACCGCCACCGACACCCCGACAATCACCGTGCCCGCCCGTTGCACGAACGCCACCGTGTGGTGCCATACAGGCAAAAAGACATTGCGCAGGGTAGGCCGGTGGTAGAGAGGCATCTCCATGATGAAGGCGCTTCGCTCGCCGTGGTACACCAGCCGATTGATGAGCACGCCCAAACTCATCAACACCAACATATTGATGGCCACCAAACCCCACACCACCAAGGCCGCCCACCGCCCGAAAAAAGCCGGGGCCAGAAAAGTCACCACGGCCATCCGCGCCGTGCAGGGGACCAGAGGGGCCAGCAGGATGGTCAGCAGCCGCGCCCGAGGGCTTTCCACAATGCGCGCGCCCATCACCGCCGGCACATTGCAGCCAAAGCCCAAGAAAAGGGGCAGGAACGAACGACCATGCAACCCCATCCAATGCATGAAACGGTCCATCACATAGGCGGCGCGGGCCATATAGCCCACATCCTCCATAAATGCCAATATGGCAAAGAAAACCGCCAAGATGGGCAGGAAGGAGAGCACCGTGCCCACACCGGCCACCAGACCATCGACCACCAACCCCTGAAACCAGCCAGGAGCACCGGCCAGTGCCCCGCTTAGCCAGGCTCCCAATTGTTCTATCCAGCCCGTCATCCACTCCACCATCGGAAAGCCCAGGGCGTAGACGATACCATACATGGCCCCCGAGATGGCCAGCAGCACGAGCAGCCCCCAGAAAGGGTGGGCCGCCACGCGGTCCAACCGATCGGTGAGGGTCAACACGCCCATACGCGGTTGGGCTACCGCGGCGCGAATCATGCGCCCCACCCAGGTGTAACGTGCTGAGGCCACATCCAGGAAGGCGTCCTCATGCTGCAACAACAACGGGTGGATCTGCTCCCACGCCTCGGGTGCCCGCTGGCGGACGAACGCGGTCAGTTCGGCATCGCCCTCCAGCAACTTGAGCGCCAGCCAATCCAGCGGATAGTCCTCGGCCAGCGAGGGAGGCAACGCCCGGCGAATGGCCTCCCAGATGGGGCGGTGCTCCGGCCCCAATTCGGGCAGCACCGGCTGCAGCCTTTCGGGGTGCTCGACCACCTGAAGCGCCGCCTCCAACAGTTCCCGCACGCCCTGGCCCTTGGCCGCCACCATGGGCACTACGGGGATCCCCAGGGCGGCCTCCAACACATGGGGCTCCACGCCAATGCCGTGCTGCTCCGCCACATCCACCATGTTCAGCCCCAGCACCACCGGTCGGCCCAGGCCTAACACCTCGGCCAGGAGATACAGTCCGTACTCCAAGGAAGCCGCACTCACTACCACGACCACCACATCGGGCTTCTCCCGGAGGATATACTCGCGGGCGATGCGCTCTTCTTCGGAATTCGCCGTCAGACTGTAGGTGCCGGGTAAGTCCACCACCACCCAGCGGCGCCCGGCGTACTCCACATAGCCGAACTTTTGCTCGACCGTCTTCCCCGGCCAGTTTCCCACATGTTGATTCAAGCCCGTGAGCACATTGAAAACCGTGGATTTCCCCACATTCGGCTGGCCAGCCAGCGCCAACACCAGGGGCCGGGTGGCCCGCTCCTCATCAGGCAGCGCGTTCAGGCTCACCGTCTTCATGGCTTCGACGTCCATTGATCACCTCCACGAAAATCCGCGCCGCCTCGCCCCGGCCCAGCGCCACGCGCGTGCCATGAACTTGAACGATGATCGGCCCTACGCCCATATTGTGCCACACATGCACCTCAGCACCCGGCACAAAACCAAAAGTAGCCAAACGGGTGCGCAGGGTTCGACCTCCTTGAACATCCCTCACGCGAGCCTGCTCACCCGTGGCCAATTGATCCAACGACACATCTTGCGTGGCCGTGCGTGTCCGTAGCGACATCGTGACTCCTTGAAATCCAAGGGGAATTTTTATGAATTCGTTCATTATTTTACAACAAAAACACCGAAAGGGCAAGCTTTGCTTTCCTTTCAGGGCATGGCCCCATTATACCCCCACCAGGTTTCTTGTTACAATAGACCCAAACCGAGTCCCCCTGGGAGGTTCCCCCATGCCCGCGATGGACAAAATTTTCATCCGCAACCTGCGCGCCCGAGGCATCATCGGGGTCAACGACTGGGAACGCAAGGTCCAGCAGGAAATCCTCATCAACATCGAACTGTTTGCCGACCTGCGGTGGGCCGGCGAAAGCGATGACCTGACCCACAGCGTGAACTACCGCACCATCGCCAAGAAGGTACTGGCCCACGCCGAAAGCGCGGCCCGCTTCACCGTGGAGGCCCTGGCCGCCGACATCGCCCGCCTCTGCCTGGAAGAACCCGGGGTGGAGCGGGTGCGGGTGCGGGTGGAAAAGCCCGGCGCCGTGCGCTTCAGCGATTCGGTGGGAGTGGAAATTGAACGCCAGCGCACCCCTTGAAATCCCCGCCTACCTGCTCTTGGGGAGCAACATCCGCCCCGAGGTTCACCTGTCCCAGGCGCTGGACCTGCTGCGCCAGCGGGCGCAGGTGTTCGCCGTCTCCCGGGTCTGGGAAACCCCTCCCGTGGGTACCGACGGCCCGCTCTTCTACAACGCGGCCGTGGGCATTCTGACCAGCCTGCCCCCCGACGCCCTCAAGCGCCGCTTGCTGCGGCCCATCGAAGCCCAACTGGGCCGCGTACGCACGGGCGACAAATTCGCCCCTCGGCCCATCGATATCGATCTGGTGGTGTATGCCAGCGAAGTGCTCGACCCCGAAGTATGGCAATACGCCCACATCGCCATCCCGCTGAGCGAAATCC
Coding sequences within:
- a CDS encoding DNA-binding protein, with the translated sequence MLRKLVRLVEEEKVLQVDELARRLHTSPALVRAMLDTLERQGRVSPVAPTCGLNTPCSTCPLKGVCGLPSISPTAKVWVQKSDGDG
- a CDS encoding aminomethyl-transferring glycine dehydrogenase subunit GcvPA; the encoded protein is MFVPHTPDERKAMLRAIGVDSVADLFSDVPEKFRFPDLDLPRPLTELEAAQEMQGLAAANETTRDLISFLGAGAYNHFIPAVVDTVLRRGEFYTAYTPYQPEISQGTLQAIFEYQSLMCALTGMEVSNASHYDGATAAAEAVNMAYHLFRGKRTRVVLSPALHPQYRRTIHTYMAGTPLEVVGEDLDPAQAPDALLPLVDENTSLVMVQYPDFFGRIYDLTTLAEAVHDRGALLAVSVNPLALGLLKPPGEMGADIVTGEGQPLGIPLSFGGPYLGIFTTRKKYVRKMAGRLVGQTVDHRGQRAYVLTLTAREQHIRREKATSNICTNQGL
- the gcvH gene encoding glycine cleavage system protein GcvH; amino-acid sequence: MEIPQELKYTKNDEWIRADGTVGVTDYAQDQLSDVVYVEFVVSEGDEVKQGDVIATIESVKAAADVYAPVSGKVVAVNEALADAPEKINEDPYGEAWLIKLEIADPSELDGLMDAAAYQAYCEERE
- a CDS encoding ferrous iron transport protein A, which produces MSLRTRTATQDVSLDQLATGEQARVRDVQGGRTLRTRLATFGFVPGAEVHVWHNMGVGPIIVQVHGTRVALGRGEAARIFVEVINGRRSHEDGEPERAA
- the folB gene encoding dihydroneopterin aldolase, whose product is MDKIFIRNLRARGIIGVNDWERKVQQEILINIELFADLRWAGESDDLTHSVNYRTIAKKVLAHAESAARFTVEALAADIARLCLEEPGVERVRVRVEKPGAVRFSDSVGVEIERQRTP
- the folK gene encoding 2-amino-4-hydroxy-6-hydroxymethyldihydropteridine diphosphokinase gives rise to the protein MNASAPLEIPAYLLLGSNIRPEVHLSQALDLLRQRAQVFAVSRVWETPPVGTDGPLFYNAAVGILTSLPPDALKRRLLRPIEAQLGRVRTGDKFAPRPIDIDLVVYASEVLDPEVWQYAHIAIPLSEILPDLRHPQTGEPLARYAARRAQEADCRPVAPPGWPTLSRPPRPSRA
- the feoB gene encoding ferrous iron transport protein B, producing MDVEAMKTVSLNALPDEERATRPLVLALAGQPNVGKSTVFNVLTGLNQHVGNWPGKTVEQKFGYVEYAGRRWVVVDLPGTYSLTANSEEERIAREYILREKPDVVVVVVSAASLEYGLYLLAEVLGLGRPVVLGLNMVDVAEQHGIGVEPHVLEAALGIPVVPMVAAKGQGVRELLEAALQVVEHPERLQPVLPELGPEHRPIWEAIRRALPPSLAEDYPLDWLALKLLEGDAELTAFVRQRAPEAWEQIHPLLLQHEDAFLDVASARYTWVGRMIRAAVAQPRMGVLTLTDRLDRVAAHPFWGLLVLLAISGAMYGIVYALGFPMVEWMTGWIEQLGAWLSGALAGAPGWFQGLVVDGLVAGVGTVLSFLPILAVFFAILAFMEDVGYMARAAYVMDRFMHWMGLHGRSFLPLFLGFGCNVPAVMGARIVESPRARLLTILLAPLVPCTARMAVVTFLAPAFFGRWAALVVWGLVAINMLVLMSLGVLINRLVYHGERSAFIMEMPLYHRPTLRNVFLPVWHHTVAFVQRAGTVIVGVSVAVWALSYFPHGDPETSWLAAIGRGLAWLGHGLGWPDWRLMTALLSSFLAKENTIASLGVLYGVGGTSLAQRVAQTLSPAGALSFLVVQMLFIPCAATLSTIREEAGTRWSLLSVGLLLFLSFFVGWLVYLAAHGLGW